In one Caballeronia sp. M1242 genomic region, the following are encoded:
- the cas1f gene encoding type I-F CRISPR-associated endonuclease Cas1f: protein MESIRTTDLKTILHSKRANLYYLEHCRVLVKGGRVEYVTDAGKKSLYWNIPIANTTSILLGTGTSVTQAAMRELAKAGVLVGFCGGGGTPLFSANETDVEVAWMSPQSEYRPTEYLQAWVRFWFDEALRLAAAKQLQTKRLERLQQAWTAQPSRETGFSVDVDRLQTLVRQAVDQIAHAPDTTALLTVEARLTKALFKLAVDTVGYGEFTRAKRGSGTDAANRFLDHGNYLGYGLGATATWVLGLPHGLAVLHGKTRRGALVFDAADLIKDAVILPQAFLSAMRGDDEQQFRRQCIEALTRDESLDFIIDTLKAIAIETAARANPPVVLR, encoded by the coding sequence GTGGAATCGATACGGACTACGGACCTTAAGACCATCCTGCATTCAAAGCGCGCCAATCTGTACTACTTGGAACATTGCCGCGTACTCGTGAAGGGCGGACGCGTCGAATATGTGACTGACGCGGGTAAGAAAAGCCTCTATTGGAATATCCCGATCGCCAATACAACCAGTATCCTGCTCGGAACAGGCACGTCCGTCACGCAGGCGGCCATGCGCGAGCTCGCCAAGGCGGGAGTGCTGGTGGGCTTTTGCGGCGGTGGCGGCACGCCGCTCTTCAGCGCGAACGAGACTGACGTCGAAGTGGCGTGGATGTCGCCTCAAAGCGAATACCGGCCGACCGAGTATCTTCAGGCGTGGGTTCGCTTCTGGTTCGACGAAGCGCTGCGCCTAGCCGCTGCCAAGCAGTTGCAGACAAAGCGGCTCGAACGACTTCAGCAGGCGTGGACCGCACAACCGTCGCGAGAGACTGGATTCTCCGTCGACGTCGACCGTTTGCAGACACTCGTGCGGCAGGCTGTCGATCAAATCGCGCATGCACCGGACACTACCGCGCTGCTCACCGTCGAAGCTCGCCTGACCAAGGCTCTCTTCAAGCTCGCGGTGGACACCGTCGGCTACGGGGAATTTACTCGCGCGAAACGTGGCAGCGGCACCGATGCCGCCAATCGTTTCCTCGATCACGGCAACTATCTCGGCTACGGCCTCGGCGCCACGGCAACCTGGGTTCTGGGCCTGCCCCACGGACTCGCTGTGTTGCACGGCAAAACGCGACGCGGTGCGCTCGTGTTCGATGCGGCCGATTTGATCAAGGATGCCGTGATACTGCCGCAGGCATTCTTGTCGGCCATGCGCGGCGACGACGAGCAGCAGTTCCGCCGGCAATGCATCGAGGCGCTCACGCGCGACGAGTCACTGGACTTCATCATCGACACGCTGAAAGCCATCGCCATCGAAACTGCAGCCCGCGCCAACCCACCCGTTGTCCTCCGATGA